One Setaria viridis chromosome 3, Setaria_viridis_v4.0, whole genome shotgun sequence DNA window includes the following coding sequences:
- the LOC117848521 gene encoding VQ motif-containing protein 18: MKHPAKLPSRGAASSSAATSAHRLSHSIAKAPPRKIRIIHVLAPEIIKTEARHFRELVQRLTGKPSPNGSGSAASTEDASSSPPQQDSCDSARDVEGPGAGAAAAIQLKVKEEAETSSGDEGGGFLRALELDGCNDMFFQGLEDFLFSSCDMEGFNF; encoded by the coding sequence ATGAAGCACCCCGCGAAGCTCCCGTCCCGTGGCGCAGCGTCGTCTTCGGCCGCGACGTCCGCGCACAGGCTCTCCCACTCCATCGCCAAGGCGCCGCCGCGGAAGATCAGGATCATCCACGTCCTGGCGCCGGAGATCATCAAGACGGAGGCCCGGCACTTCCGCGAGCTCGTCCAGCGGCTCACCGGGAAGCCCTCCCCGAACGGCTCCGGCTCGGCGGCGTCCACCGAGGACgcgtcgtcgtccccgccgcAACAGGACTCGTGCGACTCGGCGCGCGACGTCgagggccccggcgccggcgccgcggcggcgatccAGTTGAaggtgaaggaggaggccgagacgTCGTCGGGTGACGAAGGAGGAGGGTTCCTGCGCGCGCTTGAGTTGGACGGCTGCAACGACATGTTCTTCCAGGGGCTGGAGGATTTCCTCTTCAGCTCCTGCGACATGGAGGGTTTCAATTTCTGA
- the LOC117848086 gene encoding uncharacterized protein, with product MVSDQEIASCVESLLRGSAGGPGEASLAAVLQQAEAKLGMDLSHKAQFIRDQMDLFFGPRLQPQPKPQAAPPPPQAVSPAAAVPQPQVLPQAQAQAQPPAQQIQTQPQQQQLAALQPQLIFQAMPQLPAVATVPAVSSPPAVPAMAFYPPPPLAFRYTTGLGGVATGGTVSFQQSAPGVGGTAPPTAAAQVAGDNKESASKRKRGGPGGLNKVCAISPELQTIVGETAMSRTQIVKQLWAYIRQNNLQDPDDKRKIICNDELRVVFGTDTTDMFKMNKLLAKHITPLDPKDQIRDVKRMKAPTVTPQPGPPINQPSVVISDALAKFIGTDGTFPHEDALKYLWDYIKANQLEDVINGSILCDSKLQELFGCESIPMSGLSEMLGHHFIKKT from the exons ATGGTGTCCGACCAGGAGATCGCCAGCTGCGTCGAGTCcctcctccgcggctccgccggcGGGCCCGGGGAGGCCTCGCTCGCCGCCGTGCTGCAGCAGGCGGAGGCCAAGCTCGGCATGGACCTCTCCCACAAGGCGCAGTTCATCCGCGACCAGATGGACCTCTTCTTCGGCCCGCGCCTCCAGCCGCAGCCCAAACCCCAGGcggcccctcctccgccgcaggCTGTTtcccccgcggccgccgtgccTCAGCCTCAGGTCCTGCCGCAGGCGCAGGCACAGGCGCAGCCTCCGGCCCAGCAGATTCAGACGcaaccgcagcagcagcagctggctgCGCTTCAGCCGCAGCTCATCTTCCAGGCCATGCCCCAGCTCCCTGCCGTCGCCACCGTCCCGGCggtctcctcgccgccggccgtgccagCCATGGCGTTCtacccgccgcccccgctcgcCTTCCGCTACACCACCGGCCTGGGTGGGGTCGCCACGGGTGGGACCGTCTCCTTCCAGCAGTCGGCCCCTGGGGTCGGGGGCACTGCTCCCCCCACCGCTGCAGCGCAGGTCGCCGGCGACAACAAGGAGAG TGCTTCTAAGCGGAAAAGAGGTGGACCTGGTGGTTTAAATAAAGTTTGTGCAATTTCACCTGAACTTCAGACCATTGTCGGTGAGACTGCCATGTCAAGAACTCAG ATTGTCAAGCAGCTGTGGGCATATATCAGGCAGAATAATCTTCAAGATCCCGATGACAAAAGAAAGATCATTTGCAATGATGAACTTCGTGTGGTTTTTGGAACTGATACAACTGACATGTTTAAGATGAATAAATTGTTGGCTAAGCACATAACCCCGCTTGACCCAA AAGATCAAATTCGTGATGTGAAAAGAATGAAGGCTCCCACCGTTACTCCCCAGCCTGGACCTCCCATAAATCAACCCTCAGTGGTTATTTCTGATGCGCTAGCAAAGTTTATTGGAACTGATGGAACATTTCCTCATGAAGATGCTCTGAAATACCTCTGGGACTACATAAAAGCAAACCAACTTGAG gatgtcatcaatggaTCGATATTATGTGATTCAAAACTTCAAGAGCTTTTTGGCTGTGAGAGCATTCCTATGTCAGGATTATCAGAAATGCTTGGTCACCACTTCATCAAGAAGACATAG
- the LOC117848084 gene encoding myb family transcription factor RLI1, translating to MMNTKKIKLHDHHFGSPLYDPQMFPATAAAGLSFHPGLVGSLPQQHGGAGGWLQEEYSPTPRTVLATQGSCVGSDPAAFFAAEHLLGMARFDCTLGSTALPAMTATKTAAPFVRSPEAEQLYRPLDPLLLRDGSVRTYYVRPQQRDATEAPPPLKLPLQQQQERGHGLYGNGSTGRLLGGGEPKAPSFSPHATANTLIQAMESPGMQSPIENTLSRSCSIGAPASHTGNVVAAAGHGAPSKTRIRWTQDLHERFVECVNQLGGADKATPKGILKLMNSDGLTIYHIKSHLQKYRIAKYMPASTSSEGKQEKRAAGNDAQNLDPSTGSQITEALRVQVDVQRRLHEQLEIQRNLQMRIEAQGKKLQKMFEEQLKASRTVMEPREELQLQDAGGIGAAAFPGVSEQEGEDAFDDVQLLSVASSGYNDARFPSKIS from the exons ATGATGAACACCAAGAAGATTAAGCTGCACGACCACCACTTTGGGTCGCCGCTGTACGACCCCCAGATGTTTCCGGCCACCGCTGCTGCCGGGCTCTCCTTCCACCCGGGGCTCGTGGGCTCCTTGCCGCAGCagcatggcggcgccggcggctggctGCAGGAGGAGTACAGCCCAACGCCGAGGACTGTCCTCGCGACGCAGGGCAGCTGCGTCGGCTCCGACCCCGCCGCGTTCTTCGCCGCCGAGCACCTGCTGGGCATGGCGCGGTTCGACTGCACTCTCGGTTCGACGGCGCTCCCGGCGATGACAGCGACCAAGACGGCGGCGCCGTTCGTCCGGTCGCCGGAGGCCGAGCAGCTGTACCGACCGCTCGACCCGCTGCTGCTCCGCGACGGCTCGGTGAGGACGTACTACGTCAGGCCGCAGCAGCGGGACGCCACGGAGGCACCTCCTCCACTCAAGCTGccattgcagcagcagcaagagcgAGGGCATGGGCTGTACGGCAACGGTTCCACCGGCAGGCTGCTCGGCGGTGGCGAACCCAAAGCCCCCTCCTTTTCACCTCAT GCCACGGCGAACACGCTTATCCAGGCGATGGAGTCGCCGGGCATGCAGAGCCCAATTGAGAACACGCTGTCCAGGAGTTGCAGTATCGGTGCACCGGCGAGCCACACCGGGAACGTCGTCGCCGCGGCCGGGCACGGCGCGCCGAGCAAGACGCGGATCCGGTGGACGCAGGACCTTCACGAGCGGTTCGTCGAGTGCGTGAATCAGCTCGGCGGCGCGGACA AGGCGACTCCCAAGGGGATTCTGAAGCTGATGAACTCTGATGGCCTCACCATCTACCACATCAAGAGCCACCTTCAG AAATACCGCATAGCCAAGTACATGCCAGCATCGACATCCTCCGAAG GGAAGCAGGAGAAAAGAGCCGCGGGAAATGACGCGCAGAATCTCGACCCCAGCAC TGGATCGCAAATCACTGAAGCACTACGCGTCCAGGTCGACGTGCAGAGGCGCCTCCACGAGCAGCTCGAG aTCCAGAGGAATCTGCAGATGAGGATCGAGGCGCAGGGCAAGAAGCTGCAGAAGATGTTCGAGGAGCAGCTCAAGGCGAGTAGGACCGTGATGGAGCCGCGGGAGGAGCTCCAGCTCCAGGACGCCGGCGgcatcggcgccgccgccttccccggCGTCAGcgagcaggagggggaggacGCGTTTGACGACGTGCAGCTGCTGTCCGTTGCGAGCAGCGGCTACAACGATGCCAGGTTCCCGTCGAAGATAAGCTAG
- the LOC117848519 gene encoding zinc finger CCCH domain-containing protein 31 has protein sequence MEGAAAARKRSRPETANGVAAGGKRSKETESFQTGQSSKSKPCTKFFSTIGCPFGEGCHFLHFVPGGYPAVAKMLNLGSPAVSAPARASVDHAAVANSHPASTGKTRMCTKYNTVEGCKFGEKCHFAHGERELGRPAYMSHEGPPMGGRYGGRPEPLPPVAMGPPAGNFGASATAKISVDASLAGGIIGKGGVNTKQICRVAGVKLSIRDHESDPNLKNIELEGNFDQIKQASNMVSDLIASISASMPPKAPPAPAGGRGGAPGGRSNYKTKLCENFVKGTCTFGDRCHFAHGENEQRRGAA, from the exons ATGGAGGGAGCCGCCGCGGCCCGGAAGAGATCCCGGCCGGAGACGGCCAACGGGGTCGCAGCCGGTGGGAAGCGCTCGAAAG AAACGGAGTCATTTCAAACTGGTCAATCAAGCAAATCGAAGCCTTGCACCAAGTTTTTCAG TACCATTGGGTGCCCTTTTGGTGAAGGATGTCATTTTCTCCACTTTGTCCCTGGTGGATACCCGGCAGTTGCAAAAATGCTCAACCTAGGCAGCCCTGCTGTATCTGCACCAGCAAGAGCTTCTGTGGATCATGCTGCTGTTGCTAACTCTCATCCAGCTTCAACGGGCAAGACACGCATGTGCACCAAGTACAACACCGTGGAGGGTTGCAAATTCGGTGAGAAGTGCCATTTTGCCCATGGTGAGAGAGAACTTGGTAGGCCAGCCTACATGTCGCATGAAGGCCCTCCGATGGGTGGTCGGTATGGAGGCCGACCTGAACCGCTTCCACCAGTTGCCATGGGCCCTCCAGCAGGGAACTTCGGTGCCTCGGCTACTGCCAAGATCAGTGTTGATGCCTCGCTTGCTGGCGGCATAATTGGTAAGGGTGGGGTCAACACAAAGCAGATATGCCGAGTCGCCGGTGTCAAGCTCTCAATCCGCGACCATGAGTCAGATCCGAACCTGAAGAATATCGAGCTGGAGGGCAATTTCGACCAGATCAAGCAAGCCAGCAACATGGTGAGCGACCTCATTGCCTCCATCAGCGCCAGCATGCCCCCCAAAGCCCCACCTGCGCCAGCAGGAGGCCGAGGGGGTGCCCCGGGGGGCAGGAGCAACTACAAGACGAAGCTATGCGAGAACTTCGTGAAGGGTACCTGCACATTCGGCGATCGGTGCCACTTCGCCCATGGTGAGAACGAGCAGCGGAGAGGTGCCGCTTGA
- the LOC117848074 gene encoding uncharacterized protein — protein sequence MEALLPSSISPKISTILQSHVYPRVGRVLRALARFKSLVLDAVGKTKRDARRKQQQHAIGCRSRSSSRKGSKQLVTSGFIMKPPLAWSGRLSPARAEALDSNYHVYPSLESAWNAAVPVPAPAGEDDGMAAAEYCGYLRWLEEEMPDVEVLVVEEEEEEDVVGAGGGNEIDRLAEKFIARCRARFLLEKQESYDRRCQEMIARSM from the coding sequence ATGGAGGCACTGCTTCCTAGCTCCATCTCTCCAAAGATCAGCACCATCCTCCAATCCCACGTCTACCCGCGAGTCGGCCGCGTCCTGCGCGCCCTCGCCAGGTTCAAGTCCTTGGTCCTCGACGCGGTCGGCAAGACGAAGCGGGATGCGCggaggaagcagcagcagcacgccaTCGGCTGCCGCTCGAGGTCGTCGTCAAGGAAGGGGAGCAAGCAGCTGGTTACCAGCGGCTTCATCATGAAGCCACCTCTCGCGTGGTCTGGCCGCCTGTCTCCAGCTCGGGCGGAGGCGCTGGACTCGAACTACCACGTGTACCCATCCCTCGAGTCGGCCTGGAACGCGGCGGTTCCGGTTCCGGCTCccgccggcgaggacgacggGATGGCGGCAGCCGAGTACTGTGGGTACCTGCGGTGGCTCGAGGAGGAGATGCCAGACGTTGAAGTGCTGGTCgtcgaagaggaggaggaggaggacgtcgtcggcgccggcggcgggaatgAGATCGATAGGCTAGCGGAGAAGTTCATCGCGAGGTGCCGTGCCAGGTTCCTGCTGGAGAAGCAGGAGTCGTACGACCGGAGGTGTCAGGAGATGATAGCCAGGAGCATGTGA
- the LOC117848085 gene encoding cell division protein FtsZ homolog 1, chloroplastic, with amino-acid sequence MASSAAASSSASALVRLPGPAHLRAPPRSGWREHRQPRRATVRCSFAPVETARIKVVGVGGGGNNAVNRMIGSGLQGIEFYAINTDSQALITSQAQYPLQIGEQLTRGLGTGGNPNLGEQAAEESREAIATALRDSDLVFITAGMGGGTGSGAAPVVAQISKEAGYLTVGVVTYPFSFEGRKRSLQALEALEKLEKSVDTLIVIPNDKLLDVADENMPLQDAFLLADDVLRQGVQGISDIITIPGLVNVDFADVKAVMKNSGTAMLGVGVSSSKNRAQEAAEQATLAPLIGSSIEAATGVVYNITGGKDITLQEVNKVSQIVTSLADPSANIIFGAVVDDRYTGEIHVTIIATGFPQSFQKSLLADPKGARIAEAKEKAATFAHNKAAAAVVQPAPASAWSRRLFS; translated from the exons ATGGCCTCGTCcgctgctgcctcctcctcggcttccGCGCTCGTCCGCCTCCCGGGCCCGGCCCACCTGCGCGCACCGCCACGAAGCGGGTGGCGGGAGCACCGGCAGCCCCGCCGCGCGACCGTCCGGTGCTCCTTCGCGCCGGTGGAGACGGCGAGGATAAAGGTGgtgggcgtcggcggcggcggcaacaacGCCGTCAACCGCATGATCGGCAGCGGCCTGCAG GGTATTGAATTTTATGCTATAAACACAGATTCCCAGGCCCTTATTACTTCACAAGCGCAATATCCTCTGCAAATTGGAGAGCAATTGACTCGTGGACTAG GTACTGGTGGAAATCCAAATTTGGGAGAACAGGCTGCTGAGGAATCAAGAGAAGCCATAGCCACTGCACTGAGGGACTCAGATCTTGTCTTTATAACAGCAGGCATGGGTGGGGGTACTGGCTCCGGTGCTGCTCCAGTTGTTGCCCAGATATCAAAGGAAGCTGGTTATCTCACTGTTGGTGTTGTCACCTATCCATTCAGCTTTGAAGGCCGTAAGCGCTCTCTACAG GCACTGGAAGCATTAGAGAAGCTGGAAAAAAGTGTAGATACACTTATTGTGATTCCAAACGATAAGTTGTTAGATGTTGCCGATGAAAACATGCCCTTGCAAGATGCATTCCTTCTTGCAGATGATGTCCTTCGTCAGGGTGTGCAAGGAATCTCAGACATCATCACG ATACCTGGACTAGTCAATGTTGATTTTGCTGATGTGAAAGCTGTCATGAAAAACTCTGGAACTGCCATGCTTGGCGTTGGTGTTTCTTCCAGCAAAAATCGGGCGCAAGAAGCTGCTGAGCAGGCTACACTTGCTCCTTTGATTGGATCATCTATCGAGGCAGCTACTGGCGTTGTGTACAATATCACTGGCGGGAAGGACATCACTTTGCAAGAAGTGAACAAAGTGTCCCAG ATTGTGACAAGCCTTGCTGATCCTTCAGCAAACATAATTTTTGGGGCCGTTGTTGACGATCGTTACACTGGTGAGATACATGTGACGATCATCGCGACAGGATTTCCACAATCCTTCCAGAAATCCCTTCTGGCTGATCCAAAGGGGGCACGGATTGCGGAAGCCAAGGAGAAAGCAGCAACCTTCGCCCATAataaagcagcagcagctgtggTTCAACCAGCACCTGCCTCAGCTTGGTCCCGAAGACTCTTCTCCTGA
- the LOC117848520 gene encoding probable plastid-lipid-associated protein 13, chloroplastic yields the protein MAAAVALAPASPALLPSFRGCRDGRVRLSPRRPRYSSGRCRAMAQTFQGGPAASYAREMERLSAKESLLLAFKDAGGFEALVSGKTTEMQRIDVNERIVGLERLNPTLRPTTSPFLEGRWNFEWFGDSSPGAFAARLLFERSPTTVAHFTGLDVLIKDGYSKLSSNLKFLNTIQSKFLLTTQLSVEGPIRMKEESVEGLIEIPKISEETLPEQLKGLLGQTAGALQQLPSPIRDAVAEGLKLPLSGTFQRLFMISYLDEEILIIRDAAGAPDVLTRLEGPQPNPIDGTADAVISEYES from the exons ATggcggccgccgtggcgctGGCCCCGGCCTCTCCCGctctcctcccctccttccGCGGCTGCCGCGATGGCCGGGTGCGCCtctcgccccgccgcccccgctacTCCTCGGGGCGCTGCAGGGCCATGGCGCAGACCTTCCAGGGAGGCCCCGCCGCCAGCTATGCCCGCGAGATGGAGCGCCTCTCCGCCAAGGAGTCCCTCCTCCTAGCC TTTAAAGATGCTGGGGGATTCGAGGCCTTGGTTAGTGGTAAGACCACGGAGATGCAGAGAATCGATGTCAATGAGCGAATCGTTGGACTTGAACGGCTGAACCCCACACTGCGCCCCACAAC ATCGCCCTTCTTGGAAGGTCGATGGAACTTTGAGTGGTTTGGTGATAGCAGTCCTGGAGCATTTGCGGCCCGGCTTTTGTTTGA GAGATCACCTACAACTGTTGCACACTTTACGGGACTTGATGTGTTGATCAAGGATGGATACTCCAAGCTCTCATCTAACCTCAAGTTCTTAAATACG ATACAAAGCAAATTCCTACTGACTACTCAATTGTCCGTCGAGGGTCCCATCAGAATGAAAGAAGAATCCGTCGAGGGCCTTATAGAGATTCCCAAAATTAGTGAAGAAACATTGCCTGAACAATTAAAGGGCTTGCTTGGGCAAACTGCAGGAGCTCTACAACAACTTCCTAGCCCTATAAGAGATGCTGTTGCAGAGGGGCTTAAATTGCCACTTA GTGGAACATTCCAACGCTTATTCATGATCTCTTACCTGGATGAAGAAATACTG ATTATCAGAGATGCTGCTGGAGCACCTGATGTCTTAACCAGATTGGAGGGGCCACAACCAAATCCAATTGATGGCACAGCAGATGCAGTGATATCAGAATATGAAAGCTAA
- the LOC117850524 gene encoding indole-3-acetate O-methyltransferase 1: MMAAATEVDAVHVAQQEAVKNVFCMEGGQGETSYINNSQVQSRNLEMVVHVLKETLDAIRLPRRPEKILTAADLGCSCGQNTLFVADAIVQHMTDLYTSRGHAPPEFCFYFSDLPSNDFNTLFKLLPGSTTGVGNGSRPRYFAAGVPGSFYDRLFPERSISVFSSTFSLHWLSQVPREVVDKRSEAYNEGKVFVHGASEATGAAYKRQFQSDLARFLRCRAAELKRGGAMFLVCLGRPSSATAPADQGRVRFLFGDMFQDSWHDLIREGMMDGEKMDSFNVPAYAPTLEEFREVVDADGSFRINRLDLVMGSPLVVDRPDDPGAVGRTVANNERSLLGALVDAHVGKALGDQLFDRLRRRAEERARELMEEMRFPHVVCSLSLA, from the exons ATGATGGCCGCGGCAACAGAAGTCGATGCTGTACATGTTGCTCAACAGGAGGCCGTGAAGAATGTCTTCTGCATGGAGGGTGGGCAGGGGGAGACCAGCTACATCAACAACAGCCAAGTTCAG TCACGGAATCTCGAGATGGTGGTCCACGTCCTCAAGGAGACGCTGGACGCGATCCGGCTTCCTCGCCGGCCGGAGAAGATCTTGACGGCGGCCGACCTGGGGTGCTCCTGCGGCCAGAACACGCTCTTCGTCGCCGACGCCATCGTGCAGCACATGACCGACCTCTACACCTCCCGCGGCCACGCTCCTCCGGAGTTCTGCTTCTACTTCTCCGATCTCCCGAGCAACGACTTCAACACCCTCTTCAAGCTGCTCCCGGGTTCCACGACAGGCGTCGGGAATGGCAGCCGGCCGCGGTACTTCGCCGCCGGTGTGCCTGGGTCCTTCTACGACCGCCTGTTCCCGGAAAGGTCCATCAGCGTGTTCAGCTCCACCTTCTCGCTGCATTGGCTCTCTCAG GTCCCGAGAGAAGTGGTGGACAAGAGGTCAGAGGCATACAACGAGGGGAAGGTGTTCGTGCACGGCGCGTCGGAGGCGACCGGCGCGGCGTACAAGCGGCAGTTCCAGTCCGACCTGGCGCGCTTCCTGCGCTGCCGCGCCGCGGAGCTCAagcgcggcggcgccatgtTCCTCGTCTGCCTCGGCCGGccgtcctccgccaccgcccccgcGGATCAAGGCCGCGTCAGGTTTCTGTTCGGGGACATGTTCCAAGACTCCTGGCATGACCTCATCCGAGAG GGGATGATGGATGGAGAAAAGATGGACAGCTTCAACGTCCCGGCGTACGCGCCGACCCTCGAGGAGTTCAGGGAGGTGGTGGACGCGGACGGCTCGTTTCGGATCAACCGGCTCGACCTGGTGATGGGGAgtcctctcgtcgtcgaccgccCCGACGATCCCGGCGCCGTCGGCCGCACGGTGGCAAACAACGAGCGGTCGCTCCTGGGCGCCCTCGTCGACGCGCACGTCGGGAAGGCGTTGGGTGACCAGCTCTTCGACAGGCTGCGGCGTCGAGCGGAGGAACGCGCCCGCGAGCTGATGGAAGAGATGCGGTTCCCTCATGTAGTGTGCTCGCTTTCGCTCGCGTGA